Proteins from a single region of Paraglaciecola sp. T6c:
- a CDS encoding GGDEF domain-containing protein — protein sequence MTYLYNIFKHLFVYAALLILVVYFVEAQPALLLDWFSPLPWIGYLSLSISAVIALQFGRSRLFWVCVLLAILLFFTHGEIALSSAFNRYLPLIFLVILGYLSCAKDSGFSAYNLVITLAKIFVVAIVSYLVLEYIPAVTQNSLSPIYTFANHIDPRLNALYSPFEWLVVIFTLALCFVRFILISDNNHGALLLAVVLIAMMPAYATFELHNVLALVLATSFLYAMLKDSFNMAFKDELTSIPSRRALMQYVNTLGRKYVVVMADIDYFKKFNDTYGHDVGDEVLRLVASRLNKVGGGGKAFRFGGEEFILIFPRKSPQQALPFVEQIRQMIADYPIALRDKPRPKKRPKAAAGKGSTSKNSQGKTVKITASFGVAKRSSQFSQFSDIMKQADIALYAAKKAGRNCVQLAKQPE from the coding sequence TTGACCTATTTGTACAACATTTTTAAACACCTATTCGTATATGCAGCGCTATTAATACTCGTTGTTTATTTTGTTGAGGCACAACCTGCCTTATTACTGGACTGGTTTTCTCCCCTGCCTTGGATTGGATATTTATCTCTTTCAATTTCAGCGGTGATCGCGCTTCAATTTGGTCGTAGCAGATTGTTTTGGGTCTGCGTTTTACTGGCTATATTACTGTTTTTTACCCATGGAGAAATAGCCCTTTCATCGGCGTTTAACCGCTATCTACCGCTAATATTCTTGGTCATACTCGGTTATTTGAGTTGCGCTAAAGACAGTGGGTTTTCTGCTTACAACTTGGTTATCACCTTGGCGAAGATTTTTGTCGTCGCCATCGTCAGCTATTTGGTGCTGGAGTACATTCCTGCGGTTACCCAAAATAGCCTAAGTCCAATTTATACGTTCGCCAATCATATTGACCCACGTTTAAACGCCTTGTATTCGCCATTTGAGTGGTTAGTCGTGATATTTACCCTCGCATTATGCTTTGTGCGTTTTATTTTGATCTCAGATAATAACCATGGCGCTTTACTTCTCGCGGTGGTGCTTATCGCAATGATGCCCGCTTATGCAACGTTTGAATTACACAATGTATTGGCGTTGGTCTTAGCCACCAGCTTTTTGTACGCCATGCTAAAAGACAGCTTTAATATGGCTTTCAAGGATGAGCTTACGTCTATCCCTTCACGAAGAGCCTTAATGCAATACGTCAATACGCTGGGGCGAAAATATGTGGTGGTGATGGCGGATATCGACTACTTCAAAAAATTTAACGATACCTACGGCCATGACGTCGGCGACGAAGTCCTTAGATTAGTCGCCAGTCGCTTAAACAAAGTGGGCGGTGGCGGAAAAGCGTTTCGCTTTGGCGGCGAAGAATTCATTTTGATTTTCCCTCGTAAATCACCACAACAAGCGTTGCCCTTTGTAGAACAAATACGCCAAATGATCGCAGATTACCCTATCGCCTTACGGGATAAGCCTCGGCCAAAGAAACGTCCTAAAGCCGCCGCAGGGAAAGGCTCTACATCAAAAAATAGTCAAGGAAAAACGGTTAAAATCACTGCTAGTTTTGGTGTTGCAAAGCGAAGCAGTCAGTTCAGCCAATTTAGCGATATCATGAAACAAGCAGATATTGCCCTCTATGCCGCCAAAAAAGCAGGACGTAATTGCGTTCAATTGGCAAAACAACCTGAGTAG
- a CDS encoding glycosyltransferase, whose amino-acid sequence MSIQHILVIGYVWPEPNSSAAGQHMMSLLTLFMQQGWSVSFASPAVQGEHKINLTEFGISEHSIALNCSSFDDFILNQAPDVVVFDRFMLEEQFGWRVAKHCPNALRVLDTEDMHSLRDARHRAFKQGRDITESDLKSDLALREIASIYRCDLSLIISSFEYTLLQNTFCVPANLLYHCPFMLDIEDITQRYPNLSFSQRQHFVSIGNFRHEPNWNAVLWLKSEIWPLIRQALPTAELHIYGAYPPPKATQLHNPKQGFYIKGWAQDAKAVMANAKVCLAPLRFGAGIKGKLAEAMLCNTPSVTTSIGAEGMCDEALWPGAIANIAEQFAQNAVALYQDEGLWLRCQQHIEQALLRFDKRTIGPALISRIIETKCTLSAHRLKNFTGSMLQHHHHKSTQYMAQWIEAKNRSIDNSEGDK is encoded by the coding sequence ATGTCAATTCAACATATTTTAGTTATAGGCTATGTTTGGCCAGAGCCTAACTCTTCAGCTGCAGGCCAACATATGATGAGCCTGCTGACACTTTTCATGCAGCAAGGTTGGTCTGTTAGTTTTGCGAGTCCGGCGGTTCAAGGTGAGCATAAAATTAATCTCACTGAGTTTGGTATAAGCGAACACAGCATTGCCCTTAACTGCAGCAGTTTTGATGACTTTATTTTGAATCAAGCACCAGATGTCGTGGTGTTCGACCGTTTTATGTTGGAAGAACAGTTCGGTTGGCGTGTTGCTAAGCACTGCCCAAATGCACTTCGCGTACTTGATACGGAAGATATGCACAGTTTACGTGATGCTCGTCACCGTGCATTCAAGCAAGGCAGAGACATCACTGAAAGCGATCTTAAAAGCGATTTGGCGTTACGTGAAATCGCATCCATATACCGCTGCGATCTCAGTTTAATCATATCGAGTTTCGAATACACCCTGCTGCAAAATACCTTTTGTGTGCCAGCAAACCTGCTATATCACTGCCCGTTTATGCTTGATATTGAAGACATAACGCAACGATATCCCAACCTGTCTTTTTCGCAGCGCCAGCACTTTGTCAGCATTGGTAATTTTCGCCACGAGCCAAATTGGAACGCCGTACTGTGGCTAAAATCCGAAATTTGGCCCTTGATACGACAAGCGTTACCCACTGCTGAGCTGCATATTTACGGGGCTTATCCGCCCCCTAAAGCAACCCAACTACATAACCCGAAACAAGGGTTTTATATTAAAGGTTGGGCACAAGATGCTAAAGCGGTGATGGCTAATGCCAAGGTGTGCTTAGCCCCCTTAAGGTTTGGCGCTGGCATCAAGGGCAAATTGGCAGAAGCGATGCTGTGTAATACGCCCAGCGTAACCACATCCATCGGGGCTGAAGGTATGTGTGATGAAGCACTATGGCCAGGTGCCATTGCTAATATCGCGGAACAGTTCGCGCAAAACGCAGTGGCTTTGTATCAAGACGAAGGGCTATGGCTAAGGTGCCAACAGCACATTGAACAGGCACTACTTCGGTTCGATAAACGCACCATTGGGCCGGCTTTGATTTCGCGTATTATTGAAACCAAGTGCACGTTATCAGCACATAGGTTGAAGAACTTCACTGGTAGCATGTTGCAACACCATCACCATAAAAGTACCCAATATATGGCCCAATGGATTGAAGCCAAAAATCGTTCAATTGATAATTCAGAGGGCGATAAATAA